A single Carnobacterium inhibens subsp. inhibens DSM 13024 DNA region contains:
- a CDS encoding dihydroorotate dehydrogenase, whose amino-acid sequence MNRLAVKLPGLNLKNPIMPASGTFGFGELYMDQYDYSILGAIIIKSTTIDAKVGNADPRYHHLDTGVLNAVGLKNPGVDVIVTEKLPSLAQYATPVIASVAGATIEDYCAVAKKLCQSPVIKALEINVSCPNVKEGGLTFGADPESVYEMTKAVKAVATVPIYIKLTPNVTNIVEIAQAAQRGGADGISMINTLLGMSIDLNTKRPILANKTGGLSGTAIKPIAIRMVYQVSRAVSIPIIGMGGISTVDDVLEMFMAGANAVAIGTANYANPMICKELIEALPKRMDELGIESIEALIKEVKEGQRND is encoded by the coding sequence ATGAATCGCTTAGCAGTAAAACTACCAGGATTAAACTTAAAAAATCCTATTATGCCAGCCAGTGGAACTTTTGGCTTTGGTGAACTCTATATGGATCAATATGATTATTCTATCTTAGGAGCTATCATCATTAAATCTACTACTATTGATGCAAAGGTAGGAAATGCTGATCCGCGTTATCATCATTTAGATACAGGGGTTTTAAATGCTGTAGGATTGAAAAATCCTGGAGTGGACGTTATTGTAACTGAAAAGCTTCCGTCACTTGCTCAGTACGCTACACCTGTGATAGCAAGCGTTGCCGGAGCAACCATTGAAGACTATTGTGCAGTAGCAAAAAAATTGTGTCAGTCCCCTGTAATCAAAGCACTCGAAATCAATGTTTCTTGTCCGAATGTGAAAGAAGGCGGCTTAACTTTTGGAGCTGATCCAGAATCAGTTTACGAAATGACAAAAGCGGTAAAAGCAGTTGCAACTGTGCCTATTTATATTAAGTTAACCCCAAACGTAACCAACATTGTAGAAATAGCACAAGCTGCCCAAAGAGGCGGAGCGGATGGAATCAGCATGATCAATACGTTATTAGGAATGAGTATTGATCTAAACACCAAAAGACCTATCTTAGCAAACAAAACAGGCGGTCTTTCAGGTACAGCGATAAAACCGATTGCTATCCGTATGGTCTATCAAGTATCTCGTGCAGTCTCCATTCCGATTATCGGCATGGGTGGCATTTCAACAGTTGATGATGTACTTGAAATGTTTATGGCTGGAGCCAACGCAGTAGCGATTGGAACGGCTAATTATGCTAATCCAATGATTTGTAAAGAGCTCATTGAAGCATTACCTAAGCGAATGGATGAATTAGGGATTGAATCGATTGAAGCATTAATAAAAGAAGTCAAGGAG